Part of the Deltaproteobacteria bacterium genome is shown below.
TAAAGCAGCGCCTGCTCGTCGTATGAGAAAGGAGTGTCGAGCACCAGCCCGGTGGTTTCGGGGGCCAGCCCCAGCCTGTCGCTGAAGTATCGCAACTGCTGAGCTACAGCCAGGGTGGCAGAAGTAAAAATATATGGCTTTTTTTGGCAAAAAAGGTGCTCCTCCAGAATGGGCGCCACCACGATGGGAGAAGCCCACAGGAAGGTACCCCGTGCCCTGCGTTCATACCAGTAGACGTGGTCCTTGTCCTTCTGCTCCATGACAAATGCCAGAGATTCGCCGAGCCTCAGACAGCGGTCGTGGCATGCCAGCAACCCTTCGCCAAGATTATGAATTTGAAACAATCTTGCTGCCAGCTCTTGCAATACGGAAGCAAGGTCCGACCACGACCGCCGCAGCTGGGGGCCGAGTGCTTCGCTGTTGATCCGCTGCCTGTTGGCAGCGGCTGGAAACAGCTGAAAAAAGTTAGCAGCCACTTCAGAGATGGCCTGCAATGATCTGCGAAGAGCAAGCCCTTTATGACCGATGGAGTTAAGCTCGAAAGCTATATCCCGCAATAGTTCTGCCAGGCGGTGGCTGCTCATCTGGCAGCTGAAATACTGTGCTGCTATTTCCTCCACCAGGTGGGCCTCGTCGAAAATCGTCACCTCACAACTGGGCAGTACCTGCCCATAGCCCCCTGCCCGCACAGCCAGATCTGCAAAAAATAAATGGTGATTTACTATCACCAGATCTGCTACCGCTGCTGCCTGCCGCAAGCGAGTCAGAAAACAGTCGCTGAAATATTCACATTTCTGTCCCAGACACTGCTCTGTACTGGCCGTCAGCTGCTCCCAGCCGGCAAACTCTTCTGGCAGCCAATCCAGTTCTGTTCGATCGCCTGTCTGGCTGCTCTGCACCCAGGAAACCAGCCTGTCGCAGCTCGAGCGCTCCACCTCAGGCAGCAGTTCGGGCTGCCGCAGCCAGCGGTGGAATCTATAGAGGCAGAGGTAGTTTTTTCGTCCCTTCACACATACTGCCCGGAGCTCACGCCCCAGAACTTTCGAAAGCAGGGGGATGTCTTTTTCCAGCAGCTGGTCCTGCAGGGTAATGGTACCGGTGGACACCACCGTCTTCCTGCCGCTGAGCACTGCTGGCGCCAGGTAGGCCAGCGTCTTGCCCGTACCGGTGCCAGCCTCGATTATCACCGTGCTGTTTTCTGCAATGGCAGCCTGTA
Proteins encoded:
- a CDS encoding ATP-dependent DNA helicase, with product MEAIFGKHGLLAGQMADFEYRPMQARMAGEVQAAIAENSTVIIEAGTGTGKTLAYLAPAVLSGRKTVVSTGTITLQDQLLEKDIPLLSKVLGRELRAVCVKGRKNYLCLYRFHRWLRQPELLPEVERSSCDRLVSWVQSSQTGDRTELDWLPEEFAGWEQLTASTEQCLGQKCEYFSDCFLTRLRQAAAVADLVIVNHHLFFADLAVRAGGYGQVLPSCEVTIFDEAHLVEEIAAQYFSCQMSSHRLAELLRDIAFELNSIGHKGLALRRSLQAISEVAANFFQLFPAAANRQRINSEALGPQLRRSWSDLASVLQELAARLFQIHNLGEGLLACHDRCLRLGESLAFVMEQKDKDHVYWYERRARGTFLWASPIVVAPILEEHLFCQKKPYIFTSATLAVAQQLRYFSDRLGLAPETTGLVLDTPFSYDEQALLYLPKHLPLPESKDFIAAAALEIEALLDISGGSAFVLFTSFRNLREVQARLAALDRFQLLVQGEQPKAALLRRFRRETGSVLLGTASFWQGVDMPGETLKCVIIDKLPFAVPDDPLVAARVEKINANGGNAFWEYQVPSAVLTLRQGLGRLIRRRTDRGIMAILDSRLFSRSYGRIFLRSLPDCRITHQRQDIVRFLAKN